The following proteins are encoded in a genomic region of Pseudodesulfovibrio mercurii:
- a CDS encoding ABC transporter permease, translating to MPSDGRFSPRGLVTAALVWLLVGFILHPALSTLLVSLTPRGGGELGPARYLAFFASVNDLSVLWNSVVLGLLTVLACGVTGTALAFFVHFFEFPLRGVVDKILLLPVMMPGIIIVFAFVQLYGESGLVTKTVEAWLGLRSAPWDFAGLPGILFVHTYTQYVYFYIAVSLAIRHIDGSVVESARSLGASRLKVFTSVILPFLTPALITSAAVTFMTGIGSFTAPSIIGGPYKVLTTQILLAKANNYMGLAAVQVVVLTVISLIFFALLRRYERGRLFAAQVKGTPMRPVPVRNPFLRAAMYSAAWFLVAMVVLPFATIILLSFVDSASWMVSIYPEHFFLDNFEAVFTRARKFRPFLNSVNMSLLAAMGCLLVAVPASFIIEKTQSKLRWLIEFLVILPWAMPASAIAVNLINANSTPNVFAFNAILLGSYFLLPLGYFIKSLPIVVKIVHVSFQNLSTTLLEASSSLGASRFQTLRGVTLPMLSPGLLAGFLLVFVHSVGDYTISAFLYTASNKPMSIAMVNAIFEYEIGLSMAYGTLLLVLTGALGAVVGLVRRDVFGRGNG from the coding sequence GTGCCCTCTGACGGCCGTTTTTCCCCGCGCGGGCTGGTCACGGCCGCCCTGGTCTGGCTCCTGGTGGGGTTCATCCTCCACCCGGCCCTGTCCACGCTGCTGGTCAGCCTGACCCCGAGGGGGGGCGGGGAACTCGGCCCGGCGCGCTACTTGGCCTTCTTCGCCTCGGTTAACGATCTGTCCGTGCTGTGGAATTCCGTGGTCCTCGGGCTGCTGACCGTGCTGGCCTGCGGGGTGACGGGCACGGCGCTGGCCTTTTTCGTGCATTTCTTCGAGTTCCCTTTGCGCGGGGTGGTGGACAAGATCCTGCTTCTGCCGGTTATGATGCCGGGGATCATCATCGTCTTCGCCTTTGTCCAGCTCTACGGCGAGAGCGGCCTGGTGACCAAGACCGTGGAGGCCTGGCTGGGGCTGCGCTCGGCACCCTGGGACTTCGCCGGGCTACCGGGCATCCTGTTCGTGCACACCTACACCCAGTACGTGTATTTCTATATTGCGGTCTCCCTGGCCATCCGGCACATCGACGGCTCGGTGGTGGAGAGCGCGCGCAGTCTGGGCGCGTCCCGGCTCAAGGTCTTCACCTCGGTCATCCTGCCGTTCCTGACCCCGGCCCTGATCACCTCGGCGGCCGTGACCTTCATGACCGGCATCGGCTCGTTCACCGCGCCGAGCATCATCGGCGGGCCGTACAAGGTCCTGACCACCCAGATACTCCTGGCCAAGGCCAACAACTACATGGGCCTGGCCGCGGTGCAGGTGGTCGTGCTGACGGTCATCTCGCTGATCTTCTTCGCGCTGCTGCGGCGCTACGAGCGGGGGCGCCTGTTCGCGGCCCAGGTCAAGGGCACGCCCATGCGCCCGGTGCCCGTGCGCAACCCGTTCCTGCGGGCGGCCATGTACTCGGCGGCCTGGTTCCTGGTGGCCATGGTCGTCCTGCCGTTCGCGACCATCATCCTGCTCTCCTTCGTGGATTCGGCCTCCTGGATGGTCAGCATCTATCCCGAGCACTTCTTCCTGGACAACTTCGAGGCGGTCTTCACCAGGGCCCGGAAGTTCCGCCCGTTCCTGAACAGCGTGAATATGTCCCTGCTGGCGGCCATGGGCTGCCTGCTGGTGGCCGTGCCCGCCTCATTCATCATCGAGAAGACGCAATCGAAGCTGCGCTGGCTCATCGAGTTCCTGGTCATCCTGCCCTGGGCCATGCCCGCCAGCGCCATCGCCGTGAACCTGATCAACGCCAACAGCACGCCCAACGTCTTCGCCTTCAACGCCATCCTGCTGGGCTCGTACTTCCTGCTGCCGCTCGGCTACTTCATCAAGTCCCTGCCCATAGTGGTCAAGATCGTGCACGTCTCCTTCCAGAACCTGAGCACGACCCTGCTGGAAGCCTCGTCCAGCCTCGGAGCGAGCCGTTTCCAGACCCTGCGGGGCGTGACCCTGCCCATGCTCTCGCCCGGCCTGCTGGCCGGATTCCTGCTGGTCTTCGTCCACAGCGTGGGCGACTACACCATCTCCGCCTTCCTCTACACCGCCTCCAACAAGCCCATGTCCATCGCCATGGTCAACGCCATCTTCGAATACGAGATAGGGCTGTCCATGGCCTACGGCACGCTGCTCCTGGTTCTGACCGGCGCGCTCGGCGCGGTGGTCGGCCTGGTGCGGCGGGATGTCTTCGGGCGGGGGAACGGCTAG
- a CDS encoding protein phosphatase 2C domain-containing protein, which produces MKIDTVFEQGTGPLNEDFLVVDKNLFGVFDGATSLSPARFGHGLTGGYLAATIAGSAFHGSGLPLDELAERANRAILDGMVGHGVDLDDRANLWSTSAAVCRVEADRFEWVQIGDCLVMTLHEDGSHRVHCAEFNHDLETLTLWQEVSCGSDGPILDVLHDQIVKVRRGMNVTYGVLNGEPAAMDFLNTGSLPLDGITDILLFTDGLFIPKRDPGERENFDLFADLFRAGGLKSVRDHVRSTEAGDAACTLYPRFKVHDDMAAISVAL; this is translated from the coding sequence ATGAAAATCGATACCGTTTTTGAGCAGGGGACCGGCCCGCTGAACGAGGACTTTTTGGTGGTGGACAAGAACCTGTTCGGCGTGTTCGACGGGGCCACCAGCCTGTCCCCGGCCCGGTTCGGCCACGGCCTGACCGGCGGCTACCTGGCCGCGACCATCGCCGGGAGCGCCTTCCACGGCAGCGGCCTGCCCCTCGACGAGCTGGCGGAGCGGGCCAACCGGGCCATCCTCGACGGCATGGTCGGGCACGGCGTGGACCTGGACGACCGGGCCAACCTGTGGTCCACCAGCGCGGCCGTGTGCCGGGTGGAGGCGGACCGCTTCGAGTGGGTCCAGATCGGCGACTGCCTGGTCATGACCCTGCACGAGGACGGCAGCCACCGGGTGCACTGCGCCGAATTCAACCACGACCTTGAGACCCTGACACTGTGGCAGGAGGTCTCCTGCGGAAGCGACGGGCCGATCCTCGACGTCCTGCACGACCAGATCGTCAAGGTGCGTCGGGGCATGAACGTGACCTACGGCGTGCTCAACGGCGAACCCGCGGCCATGGATTTCCTGAACACCGGCTCCCTGCCCCTCGACGGGATCACGGACATCCTGCTCTTCACCGACGGCCTGTTCATCCCCAAGCGCGATCCGGGGGAGCGCGAAAATTTCGACCTGTTCGCCGACCTGTTCCGGGCGGGCGGGCTCAAGTCCGTCCGGGACCACGTCCGGAGCACGGAAGCGGGTGACGCGGCATGCACCCTCTATCCCCGGTTCAAGGTTCACGACGACATGGCGGCCATTTCCGTCGCGCTGTAG
- a CDS encoding ABC transporter ATP-binding protein: MDEVVLRGVTRTFGATTACADVDLAVARGELFTFLGPSGCGKTTILRLIAGFLTPQSGVILLGGRDITRLPPEKREVGMVFQNYALFPYLTVARNVEYGLRVRRRSKGDIRSTVARYLDMVGLSGFEERRIDELSGGEQQRVALARSLAVEPRVLLLDEPLSNLDARLRDHTREELRRLQRELGITTIFVTHDQNEALTLSDRIAVFDRGRVVQTGTPAEIYGRPRNGFVAGFVGDTNLLEAAWRDGLAVTPEGLTVRAESAGPGRYVAVRPQDVRLSPLGNAGSAPAPDDNVFEGVVEDAQLNGVWIDYLVRVGATRLRAAALNTVTDAFAPRPGERVRVSFAARAAMVLEA, from the coding sequence ATGGACGAAGTGGTCCTCCGGGGGGTGACCAGGACCTTCGGCGCGACCACGGCCTGCGCCGACGTGGACCTGGCCGTGGCCCGTGGCGAACTGTTCACCTTCCTGGGGCCGTCCGGCTGCGGCAAGACGACCATCCTGCGCCTGATTGCGGGGTTCCTGACCCCGCAGTCGGGCGTCATCCTGCTGGGCGGCCGGGACATCACCCGGCTGCCCCCCGAGAAGCGGGAGGTGGGCATGGTCTTCCAGAACTACGCCCTGTTCCCGTACCTGACCGTGGCCCGCAACGTGGAGTACGGCCTGCGCGTGCGCCGGCGGTCCAAGGGCGATATCCGCTCCACCGTGGCCCGGTACCTGGACATGGTCGGCCTGTCCGGCTTCGAGGAGCGGCGCATCGACGAGCTGTCCGGCGGCGAGCAGCAGCGGGTGGCCCTGGCCCGCTCCCTGGCCGTGGAGCCGCGCGTGCTCCTCCTGGACGAGCCGCTGTCCAACCTGGACGCCCGGCTGCGCGACCACACCCGCGAGGAGCTCCGCCGCCTGCAACGGGAGCTGGGCATCACCACCATCTTCGTCACCCACGACCAGAACGAGGCCCTGACCCTGTCCGACCGCATCGCCGTGTTCGACCGGGGCAGGGTGGTCCAGACCGGCACCCCGGCCGAGATATACGGCCGCCCGCGCAACGGCTTCGTGGCCGGGTTCGTGGGCGACACCAACCTGTTGGAGGCGGCCTGGCGAGACGGTCTGGCCGTGACCCCGGAGGGCCTGACCGTGCGCGCCGAGAGCGCGGGGCCGGGCCGGTATGTGGCCGTGCGGCCCCAGGACGTGCGCCTGTCCCCGCTCGGGAACGCGGGGTCCGCCCCCGCCCCCGACGACAACGTCTTCGAGGGCGTGGTGGAGGACGCGCAGCTCAACGGGGTGTGGATCGACTACCTGGTCCGGGTGGGGGCGACGCGGCTGCGCGCCGCCGCCCTGAACACCGTGACCGACGCCTTTGCGCCGCGTCCGGGCGAGCGGGTGCGCGTGTCCTTTGCGGCCCGCGCGGCCATGGTCCTGGAGGCTTAG
- a CDS encoding type II secretion system F family protein, translating to MDIQIVPLFAAGIGFVSVLLAGYGLLGYLSGASDSAKLKERVSGTTVKRSDALTAPLGNAVKSVVDFFGRLGTKIGPTETEEIDKGRLRLIQAGMRKPDSYKIFQGLKGFLAVGLAGGFLLVRFLFIEDMSIAMTAFGTVTLAAVGVYGPEYWLSKKINRRKLAVGDELPDALDLLVVCVESGMGLDQAVDRVCQEMKNSGPIISSEFKLLTLELRAGKARIDALRSLAERVGLDDLNSLTSLLIQADAFGISVGRTLRVYSDAMRVKRSQRAEEKAAKMPVLLLLPLVAFILPTLFVAILGPAVIMSMDMFLKMNSH from the coding sequence ATGGACATCCAGATAGTTCCCCTGTTCGCCGCGGGCATCGGTTTCGTCTCCGTGCTCCTGGCCGGTTACGGCCTCCTCGGCTACCTGAGCGGCGCCAGCGACTCGGCCAAGCTCAAGGAGCGGGTCTCGGGCACGACCGTCAAGCGGTCCGATGCCCTGACCGCCCCCCTGGGCAACGCGGTCAAGTCCGTCGTGGACTTTTTCGGCCGGCTGGGCACCAAGATCGGCCCCACCGAGACCGAGGAGATCGACAAGGGCCGCCTGCGCTTGATCCAGGCAGGCATGCGCAAGCCCGATTCCTACAAGATCTTTCAGGGCCTCAAGGGGTTCCTGGCCGTGGGGTTGGCCGGCGGCTTCCTGCTCGTCCGCTTCCTGTTCATTGAGGACATGTCCATAGCCATGACCGCCTTCGGCACGGTCACCCTGGCCGCAGTGGGCGTGTACGGACCCGAGTACTGGCTGAGCAAGAAGATCAACCGGCGCAAGTTGGCCGTGGGCGACGAACTGCCCGACGCCCTCGACCTCCTGGTGGTCTGCGTGGAGTCAGGCATGGGCCTGGACCAGGCCGTGGACCGCGTCTGCCAGGAGATGAAGAACTCCGGCCCGATCATCAGCTCCGAATTCAAGCTGCTCACCCTGGAGCTGCGCGCGGGCAAGGCCCGCATCGACGCCCTGCGCTCCCTGGCGGAACGGGTGGGGCTGGACGACCTGAACAGCCTGACCTCGCTGCTCATCCAGGCCGACGCCTTCGGCATCAGCGTCGGCCGGACCCTGCGCGTCTACTCGGACGCCATGCGCGTCAAGCGCTCCCAGCGCGCCGAGGAAAAGGCCGCCAAGATGCCCGTACTGCTGCTTCTTCCGCTTGTGGCGTTCATCCTCCCGACCCTGTTCGTGGCCATCCTCGGACCGGCGGTGATCATGAGCATGGACATGTTCCTCAAGATGAACAGTCATTAG
- a CDS encoding extracellular solute-binding protein: MKRIFCLLSSLAVVALCAATAFAGKLEDKVVVYSTHGESLLEVVADAFEAKTGVAVEFLNLKGELADRVRAEKANPQSDVMYGGPSSVYQELQAEDLFASFTPTWAAKVNPLFKDKDGYWIGTIQTPVLLFYNTEMLTAAEAPKDWKDLADPRYKDMLVFRNALSSSARATYSALLQQYEKKGELDKGWAFLKGVDANTKRYYGSGSLLFQAVGRKEAAISFSVLNDIIDNKTKNKMPLQFIDAASGSPVITDGIAVINNAKHPEAAKAFVEFAGSAEIQALLAQKFNRMPTLPDALAGAPEWMGQVTFKAMDVNWGELASRQSAWMQKWDAEIKDSAKDKK; this comes from the coding sequence ATGAAACGGATTTTCTGTCTGCTGTCCAGCCTGGCGGTCGTGGCGCTGTGCGCCGCCACCGCGTTTGCCGGGAAACTTGAGGACAAGGTGGTGGTCTATTCCACCCACGGCGAGTCCCTGCTGGAGGTCGTGGCCGACGCCTTCGAGGCCAAGACCGGCGTGGCCGTGGAGTTCCTGAACCTCAAGGGCGAGCTGGCCGACCGGGTGCGCGCCGAAAAGGCCAACCCCCAGTCCGACGTCATGTACGGCGGCCCGTCCTCGGTTTACCAGGAGTTGCAGGCCGAGGACCTGTTCGCGTCCTTCACGCCCACCTGGGCCGCCAAGGTGAACCCCCTGTTCAAGGACAAGGACGGCTACTGGATCGGCACCATCCAGACCCCGGTGCTGCTCTTCTACAACACCGAGATGCTCACCGCCGCCGAGGCCCCCAAGGACTGGAAGGACCTGGCCGATCCCCGGTACAAGGACATGCTGGTCTTCCGCAACGCCCTGTCCTCGTCGGCCCGGGCCACCTATTCCGCCCTGTTGCAGCAGTACGAGAAGAAGGGCGAGCTTGACAAGGGCTGGGCCTTCCTCAAGGGCGTCGACGCCAACACCAAGCGCTACTACGGTAGCGGCTCCCTCCTGTTCCAGGCCGTGGGCCGCAAGGAGGCCGCCATCAGCTTCTCGGTGCTCAACGACATCATCGACAACAAGACCAAGAACAAGATGCCGCTGCAGTTCATCGACGCGGCCAGCGGCTCCCCGGTCATCACCGACGGCATCGCGGTGATCAACAACGCCAAGCACCCCGAGGCGGCCAAGGCCTTCGTGGAGTTCGCGGGCAGCGCCGAGATCCAGGCCCTGCTGGCCCAGAAGTTCAACCGCATGCCGACCCTGCCCGACGCCCTGGCCGGGGCCCCGGAGTGGATGGGCCAGGTCACGTTCAAGGCCATGGACGTCAACTGGGGCGAACTGGCCTCCCGCCAGTCGGCCTGGATGCAGAAGTGGGACGCCGAGATCAAGGATTCGGCCAAGGACAAGAAGTAG
- a CDS encoding type II secretion system F family protein: MSMTLIIAAAAVLIVFLLVMGIGSLMQSGSDKAERRVKDRLRAMALTADIDAASVDLVLREAAMSEVPLFNRLLESMRWSSNLSRLLYQADAKGSPGVYLLLCMLLAVIGFYAGSFSGKIWVSLAGAIMLGYLPIWILQGKKRKRMDRFQKQLPEALDLMARALKAGHTFGGGMRMVADEFDGPIGPEFGKTLDEINYGMDVDRALSNLQSRVDCPDLKFFVVSVNIQRETGGNLAEIIAKIAALVRERFALFGKIRVLSAEGRVSAYILIALPFLLTGILYVVNSDYISLLWTRELGQNMVWGAAISMIIGAAIIRKIIKIKV; encoded by the coding sequence ATGTCCATGACACTGATCATCGCGGCAGCGGCCGTGCTCATCGTCTTCCTGCTGGTCATGGGCATCGGTTCGCTCATGCAGTCCGGCTCGGACAAGGCCGAGCGCCGGGTCAAGGATCGCCTCCGGGCCATGGCCCTGACCGCGGACATCGACGCCGCCTCCGTGGACCTGGTCCTGCGCGAGGCCGCCATGAGCGAGGTGCCGCTGTTCAACCGGTTGCTCGAGAGCATGCGCTGGTCCAGCAACCTCAGCCGCCTGCTCTACCAGGCCGACGCCAAGGGTTCGCCGGGCGTCTACCTCCTGCTGTGCATGCTCCTGGCCGTCATCGGCTTCTACGCCGGGTCCTTTTCCGGCAAGATATGGGTCTCCCTGGCCGGGGCGATCATGCTCGGCTACCTGCCCATCTGGATACTCCAGGGCAAGAAGCGCAAGCGCATGGACCGCTTCCAGAAGCAGCTGCCCGAGGCCCTGGACCTCATGGCCCGCGCGCTCAAGGCCGGACACACCTTCGGCGGCGGCATGCGCATGGTGGCCGACGAGTTCGACGGCCCCATCGGCCCCGAGTTCGGCAAGACCCTGGACGAGATCAACTACGGCATGGACGTGGACCGCGCCCTGAGCAACCTCCAGTCGCGGGTGGACTGCCCGGACCTGAAGTTCTTCGTGGTCTCGGTGAACATCCAGCGCGAGACCGGCGGCAACCTGGCCGAGATCATCGCCAAGATCGCCGCCCTGGTGCGCGAGCGGTTCGCCCTGTTCGGCAAGATCCGCGTCCTGTCCGCCGAGGGCCGGGTGTCCGCCTACATCCTCATCGCCCTGCCGTTCCTGCTGACCGGCATCCTGTACGTGGTCAACTCGGACTACATCAGCCTGCTGTGGACCCGCGAACTGGGCCAGAACATGGTCTGGGGCGCGGCCATCTCCATGATCATCGGCGCGGCCATCATCCGCAAGATCATCAAGATCAAGGTGTAG
- a CDS encoding response regulator has product MNLPADRTQRFRVLAVDHDESMLTLYRDILCFESEEPSALEALFDDDARLPSREEIAEDAARPVFEVVQAPDAAGGLKAMDRALAEGAPFAIALIDIQLSDLGEALGGIDLAEALRGRDPYMEIVLLSARHKVPLKEFNKRVQPPEKLLFVQKPFRSPELKQIALSLGSKWDAENRLRDLNETLASKVEARTSELNAANRRLRLDIAKRAAVLRELKASEQRYRLLFEKNITGNFAADAEGAILDCNAAFAEMFSFALPEDALGANIFDLWDRAGGGESLRDLLAAGGRVSNQEVVFTRGPLKRHLMVSCDTVTDDEGGQEELRGYLFDISEPKRLEDQLRQAQKMEALGTLAGGIAHDFNNILGVILGYAEIIESGAEPDSGLERRIGEISRAGRRARDLVTQILNFSRQGPQERHAMTLTPLIKEALKLLRSSVPSNVGIVTRFETDRDQVMADATQMHQILLNLCGNAAHAMQETGGTMTITLADVHQDDPVLPPEDLGKAERFVRLTVADNGPGIDPDVAGRVFDPFFTTKKQGEGTGMGLAMVHGIVKRHDGYLELENRPGQGATFHVFLPRSSEVARREADIPSDLVFREGRILFVDDEKPLTDIGREMLESCGFEVVTRTSSIEALEAFKFRARDFDLIITDQSMPNMTGMEFAREVLKIRPDIPIILCTGFSDAVSYERLRDVGIGDFIMKPILKHDLMASISRLLGGE; this is encoded by the coding sequence ATGAACTTGCCAGCCGACCGCACCCAGCGCTTTCGCGTCCTCGCCGTGGATCACGACGAGTCCATGCTCACGCTCTACCGCGACATCCTCTGCTTCGAGAGCGAGGAGCCGTCCGCCCTGGAGGCCCTGTTCGACGACGACGCCCGGCTGCCGTCCCGCGAGGAGATCGCCGAGGACGCGGCCCGGCCGGTCTTCGAGGTGGTCCAGGCCCCGGACGCGGCGGGCGGGCTCAAGGCCATGGACCGGGCGCTGGCCGAGGGTGCGCCCTTCGCCATCGCGCTCATCGACATCCAACTGTCCGACCTGGGCGAGGCGCTGGGGGGCATCGACCTGGCCGAAGCCCTGCGCGGCCGGGACCCGTACATGGAGATCGTCCTGCTCTCGGCCCGCCACAAGGTGCCGCTCAAGGAATTCAACAAGCGTGTCCAGCCGCCCGAGAAGCTGCTCTTCGTCCAGAAGCCGTTCCGCTCGCCCGAACTCAAGCAGATCGCCCTGTCCCTGGGCTCCAAGTGGGACGCCGAGAACCGGCTGCGGGACCTGAACGAGACCCTGGCCTCCAAGGTCGAGGCCCGGACCAGCGAACTCAACGCGGCCAACCGGCGGCTTCGGCTCGACATCGCCAAGCGCGCCGCGGTCCTGCGCGAGCTCAAGGCCTCGGAGCAGCGCTACCGGCTGCTCTTCGAGAAGAACATCACCGGCAATTTCGCGGCCGACGCCGAGGGGGCCATCCTGGACTGCAACGCGGCCTTTGCCGAGATGTTCTCCTTCGCCCTGCCCGAGGACGCCCTGGGCGCGAACATCTTCGACCTCTGGGACCGGGCCGGGGGCGGGGAGTCCCTGCGCGACCTGCTGGCGGCCGGCGGGCGGGTGTCCAACCAGGAGGTGGTCTTCACGCGCGGCCCCCTCAAGCGCCACCTGATGGTCAGCTGCGACACCGTGACCGACGACGAGGGCGGGCAGGAGGAGCTGCGCGGCTACCTGTTCGACATTTCCGAGCCCAAGCGGCTGGAGGACCAGCTGCGCCAGGCCCAGAAGATGGAGGCGCTGGGCACCCTGGCCGGGGGCATCGCCCACGACTTCAACAACATCCTCGGCGTGATCCTGGGTTACGCCGAGATCATCGAGTCCGGGGCCGAGCCGGACTCCGGCCTGGAGCGGCGCATCGGGGAGATATCCCGGGCGGGCCGGAGGGCGCGCGACCTGGTCACCCAGATCCTGAATTTCTCTCGCCAGGGCCCCCAGGAACGCCACGCCATGACCCTGACCCCGCTGATCAAGGAGGCCCTCAAGCTGCTCCGGTCCAGCGTGCCCTCCAACGTGGGCATCGTTACCCGGTTCGAGACCGACCGCGACCAGGTCATGGCCGACGCCACCCAGATGCACCAGATCCTGCTCAACCTCTGCGGCAACGCCGCCCACGCCATGCAGGAGACCGGCGGGACCATGACCATCACCCTGGCCGACGTGCACCAGGACGACCCGGTGCTGCCGCCCGAGGACCTGGGCAAGGCCGAACGGTTCGTGCGGCTGACCGTGGCCGACAACGGGCCGGGCATCGACCCGGACGTGGCCGGGCGGGTCTTCGACCCCTTCTTCACCACCAAGAAGCAGGGGGAGGGCACGGGCATGGGGCTGGCCATGGTCCACGGCATCGTCAAGCGGCACGACGGCTATCTGGAGCTGGAGAACCGTCCGGGCCAGGGCGCGACCTTCCACGTCTTCCTGCCGCGCAGCTCCGAGGTGGCCCGGCGCGAGGCGGACATCCCGTCCGACCTGGTCTTCCGCGAGGGGCGCATTCTGTTCGTGGACGACGAGAAGCCGCTCACGGACATCGGCCGCGAGATGCTCGAGTCCTGCGGCTTCGAGGTGGTCACCCGGACGTCCAGCATCGAGGCCCTGGAGGCTTTCAAGTTCCGGGCCCGCGACTTCGACCTGATCATCACGGACCAGTCCATGCCGAACATGACCGGCATGGAGTTCGCCCGCGAGGTCCTCAAGATCCGGCCCGACATCCCGATCATCCTGTGCACCGGGTTCTCGGACGCCGTGTCCTACGAGCGGCTGCGCGACGTGGGCATCGGCGACTTCATCATGAAGCCGATCCTCAAGCACGACCTGATGGCCTCCATCAGCCGCCTGCTGGGCGGGGAATAA
- a CDS encoding SPOR domain-containing protein → MKKLSIIAITIFAGVVLSGCMGKSYDDKTFDELAYGEGSAVNLTSEQHEQVGDGYVRRAKPEMALVHFNKAIELDGDNLDARVKRGELLVDQGLDEQALAEFTKVLEKDPNHAIANEAAGCVYFRSGLYDEAEAHLIRAVELNPMLWKAHNFLGIIYDRNRDYDKAAKEFSAALELHRGNGVDEIYNNLGVVHIARKQYAQAVETFRQALQAGGVSSRTYNNLGLALARMGRLDEALESFKYAGGEAKANNNLGYVLLTENQPAQAAPYFEKAIELSPNYYVKAADNLKRARLAARFQEIGTQLSGSTPNPLLRTSFPDVKQNPGEPAASPASAGSPPPPVKAVQAVLNEQGSGDKNIIPREKTYGLHISSWHNEKNALLQCEDLKKQGFETWINQVDLGDKGVWYRVLVGKFSSVREARAERPDVLTILNLDSAPIFEREDPEPVVSAQL, encoded by the coding sequence ATGAAAAAGCTTTCCATCATCGCGATAACGATTTTCGCAGGCGTGGTCCTGTCCGGCTGCATGGGCAAGTCCTACGACGACAAGACCTTCGATGAACTGGCCTACGGCGAGGGCTCCGCGGTCAACCTGACCAGCGAGCAGCACGAGCAGGTGGGCGACGGCTACGTCCGGCGCGCCAAGCCCGAGATGGCCCTGGTCCACTTCAACAAGGCCATCGAGCTGGACGGCGACAACCTGGACGCCCGGGTCAAGCGCGGCGAGCTGCTGGTCGATCAGGGGCTGGACGAGCAGGCCCTGGCCGAGTTCACCAAGGTCCTGGAAAAGGACCCGAACCACGCCATCGCCAACGAGGCCGCTGGCTGCGTGTATTTCCGCTCCGGGCTGTACGACGAGGCCGAGGCGCACCTGATCCGCGCCGTGGAGCTCAACCCCATGCTCTGGAAGGCCCACAACTTCCTGGGCATCATCTACGACCGCAACCGCGACTACGACAAGGCCGCCAAGGAATTTTCCGCCGCCCTGGAACTGCACCGGGGCAACGGCGTGGACGAGATCTACAACAACCTGGGCGTGGTCCACATCGCCCGCAAGCAGTACGCCCAGGCGGTGGAGACCTTCCGCCAGGCGCTCCAGGCGGGCGGCGTGTCCTCCCGGACCTACAACAACCTCGGCCTGGCCCTGGCCCGTATGGGCCGTCTGGACGAGGCTCTCGAATCCTTCAAGTACGCCGGCGGCGAAGCCAAGGCCAACAACAATCTCGGATACGTCCTCCTGACGGAGAACCAGCCCGCCCAGGCGGCGCCCTATTTCGAGAAGGCCATCGAGCTGTCGCCCAACTACTACGTGAAGGCCGCCGACAACCTGAAGCGCGCCCGACTGGCGGCCCGCTTTCAGGAGATCGGCACCCAACTCAGCGGTTCCACCCCGAACCCTCTGCTTCGTACGTCCTTCCCCGACGTGAAGCAGAACCCCGGCGAGCCTGCGGCATCTCCCGCGTCCGCAGGCTCGCCTCCCCCTCCCGTCAAGGCCGTCCAGGCGGTCCTGAACGAGCAGGGTTCCGGGGACAAGAACATAATTCCCAGGGAAAAGACCTACGGGCTGCACATCAGCTCCTGGCACAACGAGAAGAACGCCCTGCTTCAGTGCGAAGACCTCAAGAAGCAGGGGTTCGAGACCTGGATCAACCAGGTGGACCTCGGCGACAAGGGCGTCTGGTATCGCGTCCTGGTCGGCAAGTTCTCCTCGGTCCGGGAAGCCCGCGCCGAACGGCCCGACGTGCTGACCATCCTCAACCTGGACAGCGCCCCGATCTTCGAGCGCGAGGACCCCGAGCCCGTGGTCTCGGCCCAACTCTAG